A single window of Archangium gephyra DNA harbors:
- a CDS encoding BTAD domain-containing putative transcriptional regulator: MTDWRLEVLGGARLLGLAEPLELQRRVAAVLAWLALEGPTPKYRLAGMLWPGSGEDTARNNMRQLLRRLRVATGTDLVLGGDVVSLSERVNTDAVELEAHVFAGRHAQALSLAGSLLGTLDFDDCPDFEAWLLRAREQLESLRCRAAIAEVEAREQQGDLAGALHFAERLLALAPLSEDAYRRLMRLHYLQGDRMAALNLFERCRKMLFEEYDAAPHPDTLALARDVERGQVRPRAAGKKPERTLPLSVLRPPVLVGRAREWAQMEVAWQSRQLMLLLAEPGVGKTRLAHDFAASKGRYLVFSARPGDAEVPYSLYVRHIRELFSERPELRQGLEPWIRRELARVMPELAGPGERIPPVRDEGERVRCLDAYSEVLRRCTEGLESFITDDLQFADTASLQVGAYAHARFHSAGTFPLIIDCCRSSDFGGEALAITKRLEAAGLAMFMYLEPLPPEAVGELLESLSLPGAGSLTGEMTRYTGGNPLFITETLKHLMESGSLEQGWPERLPPPGRVRQLIQQRLERLSPLASQLAQVAALALMEFSLELAGEVLEVSPLSFAEPLRELEAAQILRGERFTHDLVFEAVKGSIPSAMGGLLHRRLAQRLEARRAAPAIIAQHWLEGGETRRAVPFLLAAAQVDESHLRRTEAATNYARAASILESSGEVEEAARWRSRIPSA, encoded by the coding sequence GTGACGGACTGGCGGTTGGAAGTGCTCGGGGGGGCACGGCTCCTGGGGCTGGCGGAGCCCCTGGAGTTGCAGCGGCGCGTGGCGGCGGTGCTGGCGTGGCTGGCCCTGGAGGGGCCCACACCCAAGTACAGGCTGGCGGGCATGCTGTGGCCCGGCTCCGGCGAGGACACGGCGCGCAACAACATGCGCCAGTTGCTGCGCCGGCTGCGGGTGGCCACCGGGACGGACCTGGTGCTCGGCGGGGACGTGGTGTCCCTCTCGGAGCGGGTGAACACCGACGCGGTGGAGCTGGAGGCGCACGTCTTCGCCGGCCGCCACGCGCAGGCGTTGTCGCTGGCGGGCTCGCTGCTGGGCACGCTGGACTTCGATGACTGCCCGGACTTCGAGGCGTGGCTGCTCCGGGCCCGCGAGCAGCTCGAGTCCTTGCGGTGCCGCGCCGCCATCGCCGAGGTGGAGGCCCGCGAGCAGCAGGGAGACCTGGCCGGGGCGCTGCACTTCGCCGAGCGGCTGCTGGCGTTGGCGCCCCTCTCGGAGGATGCCTACCGGCGGTTGATGCGGCTGCACTACCTGCAGGGAGACCGCATGGCGGCGCTCAACCTCTTCGAGCGCTGCCGGAAGATGTTGTTCGAGGAGTACGACGCGGCGCCGCACCCGGACACGCTGGCGCTGGCGCGGGACGTGGAGCGCGGACAGGTGAGGCCTCGTGCCGCGGGAAAGAAGCCGGAGCGGACGCTGCCGCTCTCCGTGCTGCGTCCGCCGGTGCTGGTGGGCCGCGCGCGCGAGTGGGCGCAGATGGAGGTGGCGTGGCAGTCGAGGCAGCTCATGCTGCTGCTGGCCGAGCCGGGCGTGGGCAAGACGCGGCTGGCGCATGACTTCGCGGCCTCCAAGGGGCGCTACCTGGTGTTCTCCGCCCGGCCCGGGGACGCGGAGGTGCCCTATTCCCTCTATGTGCGGCACATCCGGGAGCTCTTCTCCGAGCGGCCCGAGCTGCGGCAGGGCCTGGAGCCCTGGATTCGCCGGGAGCTGGCGCGGGTGATGCCGGAGCTCGCCGGGCCCGGGGAGCGGATTCCTCCCGTGCGTGACGAAGGCGAGCGGGTGCGTTGCCTGGATGCCTACAGCGAGGTGCTCCGCCGCTGCACCGAGGGCCTGGAGAGCTTCATCACCGACGACTTGCAGTTCGCCGACACGGCCAGCCTCCAGGTGGGGGCCTATGCCCACGCGCGCTTCCACTCGGCGGGCACCTTCCCGCTCATCATCGACTGCTGCCGCAGCAGCGACTTCGGGGGCGAGGCGCTCGCCATCACGAAGCGGCTGGAGGCCGCGGGGCTGGCGATGTTCATGTACCTGGAGCCGCTCCCTCCAGAGGCGGTGGGCGAGCTGCTGGAGAGTCTGTCGCTGCCAGGAGCGGGGTCTCTCACCGGGGAGATGACGCGCTACACGGGGGGCAACCCGCTCTTCATCACCGAGACACTCAAGCACCTGATGGAGTCGGGGAGCCTGGAGCAGGGGTGGCCGGAGCGGCTGCCTCCACCGGGACGGGTGCGCCAGCTCATCCAGCAGCGCCTGGAGCGGCTGTCCCCGCTCGCGTCGCAGCTGGCGCAGGTGGCGGCGCTGGCCCTCATGGAGTTCAGCCTGGAGCTGGCCGGGGAGGTGCTGGAGGTGAGCCCGCTGTCCTTCGCCGAGCCGCTGCGCGAACTGGAGGCGGCGCAGATCCTGAGGGGCGAGCGCTTCACGCATGACCTGGTGTTCGAGGCGGTGAAGGGCTCCATTCCCTCGGCGATGGGGGGTCTGCTGCACCGGCGCCTGGCGCAGCGGTTGGAGGCGAGGCGAGCGGCCCCGGCCATCATCGCGCAGCACTGGCTGGAGGGAGGGGAGACGCGGCGCGCGGTGCCCTTCCTGCTGGCGGCGGCCCAGGTGGACGAGTCCCACCTGCGCAGGACGGAAGCGGCCACGAACTACGCGCGGGCCGCGTCCATCCTGGAGTCCTCGGGGGAAGTGGAGGAGGCGGCGCGATGGAGGAGCAGGATTCCCTCGGCGTGA
- a CDS encoding acyl-CoA dehydrogenase family protein, with the protein MKSAETTKVVQAARDLAPVIAARAADIESGRRLPVDLLAQFKQAGFFRAFVPRSHGGFEVDLRTGCEVLETLARADGAAGWTTMIGMESPHLFALLPRERFDAIYSAGPDVIMGGAFNAQGQASVEKGGYRVNGRWGFASGCEHCDWLFANCVVLQDGQPRPGPVPGVPQTRSMLFPAREVRILDTWNALGLRGTGSHDLALEAAFCPEENTFDIFAGTSTVPGPGFVAPVLHFVLHMAAVSLGIAQGAVDDLVQLVTTGKRRMYARVPLLESPVFQLELGRVDTSVRAARALLYATADEFWAACVNDPASAVPLAPRLSAALAWVTENASGVVETCYRAGGASSLKEGSSLQRRFRDIYTFRQHAAAAEGWFGQAGASLLGQPTGFWT; encoded by the coding sequence ATGAAGAGCGCTGAGACGACGAAGGTGGTGCAGGCCGCGCGGGACCTGGCTCCGGTGATTGCCGCCCGGGCCGCGGACATCGAGTCGGGACGGCGGTTGCCGGTGGACCTGCTCGCCCAATTCAAGCAGGCGGGGTTCTTCCGGGCCTTCGTCCCCCGGAGCCACGGCGGCTTCGAGGTGGACCTGCGGACCGGCTGCGAGGTGCTGGAGACGCTCGCCCGCGCGGATGGGGCGGCCGGCTGGACGACGATGATTGGCATGGAGAGCCCGCACCTCTTCGCGCTCCTGCCGCGCGAGCGCTTCGATGCCATCTACTCCGCCGGGCCGGACGTCATCATGGGCGGGGCCTTCAACGCGCAGGGGCAGGCCTCGGTGGAGAAAGGCGGCTACCGCGTCAACGGACGGTGGGGCTTCGCCAGCGGCTGCGAGCATTGTGACTGGCTGTTCGCCAACTGCGTCGTCCTGCAGGACGGCCAGCCCCGCCCTGGCCCCGTCCCCGGTGTGCCCCAGACGCGCTCCATGCTCTTCCCGGCCCGCGAGGTGCGCATCCTCGACACCTGGAACGCGCTCGGCCTGCGGGGCACGGGCAGCCATGACCTCGCACTGGAGGCCGCCTTCTGCCCCGAGGAGAACACCTTCGACATCTTCGCCGGGACGTCCACCGTGCCGGGGCCGGGCTTCGTCGCGCCGGTGCTGCATTTCGTGCTGCACATGGCCGCGGTGTCCCTGGGCATCGCGCAGGGCGCGGTGGATGACCTGGTGCAGCTCGTCACCACGGGCAAGCGGCGCATGTACGCGCGCGTCCCGCTCCTCGAGTCGCCCGTCTTCCAGCTCGAGCTCGGCCGCGTGGACACGAGTGTGCGCGCCGCCCGGGCGCTGCTGTACGCCACGGCGGATGAGTTCTGGGCCGCGTGTGTGAACGACCCCGCTTCCGCCGTACCGCTGGCACCGCGCCTGTCCGCCGCTCTGGCGTGGGTGACGGAGAACGCCTCGGGCGTAGTGGAAACCTGCTATCGCGCGGGAGGCGCCAGCTCGCTCAAAGAGGGCTCGTCGTTGCAGAGGCGCTTCCGTGACATCTACACCTTCAGGCAGCATGCGGCTGCCGCTGAGGGGTGGTTTGGTCAGGCCGGGGCCTCCCTCCTCGGGCAGCCGACGGGATTCTGGACCTGA
- a CDS encoding ABC transporter permease: MRTPMRYPGFKRLLKLAVRPRAVEQDVDEELRFHLEMRAAAHEREGLSPTEARAAAEREFGDVASVREECVRIGHERERKMKRFLLWDALVQDVRYALRMLRHAPGFALVAVLTLGLGIGATTAIFSVVRGVLMRPLPFAEPERLVRMWQANPSQGVARGEVSPLDFADWKARQRSFEDMGTWWYVEGMSGSNLSGDGEPQRLPAAYVNDGFFSTLGVAPVLGRALLAGEHQPGHNAVAVISHGLWQRRFGGDRTLLGRTLTLDGLPITVVGVMPPGFSFPSERVDVWLSDSLIEESGIPRQRQVRWQSVVARLKPGVSLETARTEMNGVARQLAEEYPATNVQTSAVTVVPLHEAVTGDVRAGLMVLLGAVGFLLLIACVNVANLMLTRATARERELAVRAALGAGPVRLMGQLLTESLVLALLGGAFGLLLAVWGTELLLAFSVKQLPRLHEVRVDGAVLGFAMGATLFTGVLFGLLPALRAGSPQLAPVLKAAGRGTAGGGGARLRGALVVTEVALAVVLMAGAGLAVRSLMSLLSVEPGFRAEGAVVVSFSSSPAGRTSRQYLAEVLERVREVPGVQVAGTTRNLPLEGSGEPAPLVLPGQSQESAADAPRVNYLFVSNDYFRAMGIPLLRGRAFTTLDREGPPAMMVNDAFVRRFFPGEDVVGKAIQWGDATAPIVGVVGDVRQESLSEPAPPLVYVHVLQQSRSSVNLVVRGEGAPLQLAAAVRQAIWSVNPNQTITRITTLEEVVGGSVARPRLIAALLGLFAVLALVLGAVGIYGVLAYTVGQRQREIGVRLALGARPAEVLGMVLRNGMRLAGLGVALGVAGALVLSRVMSSILFGVAPHDPLTFGAVAVVLLGVALVACLVPARRAMRVDPAVSLRAE, encoded by the coding sequence TTGAGGACTCCCATGCGCTACCCGGGTTTCAAGCGGTTGTTGAAGCTCGCCGTGCGGCCGCGCGCGGTGGAGCAGGACGTGGACGAGGAGTTGCGGTTCCACCTGGAGATGCGTGCCGCCGCGCACGAGCGGGAGGGCCTGTCCCCCACCGAGGCGCGTGCGGCCGCCGAGCGCGAGTTCGGGGACGTGGCCAGCGTGCGCGAGGAGTGTGTGCGCATCGGGCACGAGAGGGAGCGGAAGATGAAGCGGTTCCTGCTGTGGGATGCGCTGGTGCAGGACGTGCGGTACGCGCTGCGGATGCTGCGGCACGCGCCGGGCTTCGCGCTGGTGGCGGTGCTCACCCTGGGGCTGGGCATTGGCGCCACCACCGCCATCTTCAGCGTGGTGCGGGGCGTGTTGATGCGGCCGCTGCCCTTCGCGGAGCCCGAGCGGCTGGTGCGGATGTGGCAGGCCAACCCCTCCCAGGGCGTGGCCCGGGGCGAGGTGTCCCCGCTGGACTTCGCGGACTGGAAGGCGCGCCAGCGCTCCTTCGAGGACATGGGCACCTGGTGGTACGTGGAGGGCATGTCCGGGAGCAACCTCAGCGGGGATGGGGAGCCCCAGCGGCTGCCGGCGGCCTACGTGAACGACGGCTTCTTCTCCACGCTCGGGGTGGCGCCGGTGCTGGGGCGCGCGTTGCTCGCCGGGGAGCACCAGCCGGGGCACAACGCGGTGGCGGTGATCAGCCATGGCCTGTGGCAGCGGCGCTTCGGCGGAGACCGCACCCTCCTGGGCCGCACCCTCACGCTGGATGGGCTGCCCATCACGGTGGTGGGCGTGATGCCCCCGGGCTTCTCCTTCCCCTCCGAGCGCGTGGACGTGTGGCTCTCCGACTCCCTCATCGAGGAGAGCGGCATTCCCCGCCAGCGCCAGGTGCGCTGGCAGTCCGTGGTGGCGCGCCTCAAGCCCGGCGTGTCCCTGGAGACGGCGCGCACGGAGATGAATGGCGTGGCCCGGCAGCTCGCGGAGGAGTACCCGGCCACCAACGTCCAGACCTCCGCCGTCACGGTGGTGCCGCTGCACGAGGCCGTCACCGGGGACGTGCGAGCGGGGCTGATGGTGCTGCTCGGCGCGGTGGGCTTCCTGCTGCTCATCGCGTGCGTCAACGTGGCCAACCTGATGTTGACGCGGGCCACGGCGCGCGAACGCGAGTTGGCGGTGCGGGCCGCGCTGGGCGCCGGGCCGGTGCGGCTGATGGGGCAGTTGCTCACCGAGAGCCTCGTGCTCGCGCTGCTGGGCGGTGCGTTCGGTCTGCTGCTGGCGGTGTGGGGCACCGAGCTGCTGCTGGCCTTCTCCGTGAAGCAGTTGCCGCGCCTGCACGAGGTGCGGGTGGACGGGGCGGTGCTGGGCTTCGCCATGGGCGCCACGCTCTTCACGGGCGTGCTGTTCGGCCTGCTGCCGGCGTTGCGCGCGGGCTCGCCCCAGCTCGCCCCGGTGCTCAAGGCCGCTGGCCGTGGCACGGCGGGCGGGGGCGGCGCACGGCTGCGGGGCGCGCTGGTGGTGACCGAGGTGGCGCTCGCCGTGGTGCTGATGGCTGGAGCGGGACTGGCCGTCCGCAGCCTGATGTCGCTGCTCTCGGTGGAGCCGGGTTTCCGCGCGGAAGGCGCGGTGGTGGTGAGCTTCTCCTCGTCCCCGGCGGGGCGCACGAGTCGCCAGTACCTGGCCGAAGTGCTGGAGCGGGTGCGCGAGGTTCCCGGTGTCCAGGTGGCCGGCACGACGAGGAACCTCCCCCTGGAGGGCTCGGGCGAGCCGGCGCCGCTGGTGTTGCCGGGCCAGTCCCAGGAGAGCGCCGCGGACGCGCCTCGGGTGAATTACCTGTTCGTGAGCAACGACTACTTCCGCGCCATGGGCATTCCGCTACTGCGTGGCCGCGCCTTCACCACCCTGGACAGGGAGGGGCCCCCGGCGATGATGGTCAACGACGCCTTCGTCCGCCGCTTCTTCCCGGGCGAGGACGTGGTGGGCAAGGCCATCCAGTGGGGGGACGCCACGGCGCCCATCGTGGGCGTGGTGGGCGACGTGCGCCAGGAGAGCCTCTCCGAGCCCGCTCCGCCCCTCGTCTACGTCCACGTGCTGCAGCAGTCCCGCTCGAGCGTGAACCTGGTGGTGCGGGGCGAGGGCGCGCCCCTGCAGCTCGCCGCCGCCGTCCGTCAGGCCATCTGGTCGGTGAACCCGAACCAGACCATCACCCGCATCACCACGCTCGAGGAGGTGGTGGGGGGCTCCGTGGCCCGTCCCCGGCTCATCGCGGCGCTGCTCGGCCTCTTCGCCGTCCTGGCGCTGGTGCTCGGCGCGGTGGGCATCTACGGGGTGCTCGCCTATACGGTGGGCCAGCGGCAGCGGGAGATCGGCGTGCGGCTGGCGCTCGGCGCGCGTCCGGCGGAGGTGCTGGGCATGGTGTTGCGCAATGGCATGCGGCTCGCGGGCCTGGGCGTGGCCCTGGGCGTCGCGGGTGCGCTCGTCCTGTCCCGGGTGATGAGCAGCATCCTCTTCGGCGTGGCACCGCATGATCCGCTCACCTTCGGCGCGGTGGCGGTGGTGTTGCTGGGGGTGGCGCTGGTGGCGTGCCTCGTGCCGGCGCGGCGGGCCATGCGCGTAGACCCGGCCGTCAGCCTGCGAGCGGAGTAG
- a CDS encoding PadR family transcriptional regulator codes for MAGDSLELMQGTLDVLILKSLSWGPLHGYAVAEVVRERSGEELKVEEGALYPALHRLEKRGLLEAEWGLSENNRRAKFYRLTSAGRAHLRAETQAWQRYVAAVSRVLEAA; via the coding sequence ATGGCGGGCGACTCGCTGGAGTTGATGCAGGGCACGCTGGACGTGCTGATCCTCAAGAGCCTGTCGTGGGGCCCGTTGCACGGGTACGCGGTGGCGGAGGTGGTGCGGGAGCGGAGTGGGGAGGAGCTGAAGGTGGAGGAGGGGGCGCTCTACCCGGCGCTGCACCGGCTGGAGAAGCGGGGCCTCCTGGAGGCGGAGTGGGGCCTGTCGGAGAACAACCGGCGGGCGAAGTTCTACCGGCTCACCTCGGCGGGCCGGGCGCACCTGAGGGCCGAGACGCAGGCGTGGCAGCGCTACGTGGCGGCCGTGTCCCGGGTGCTGGAGGCGGCTTGA
- a CDS encoding adenylate/guanylate cyclase domain-containing protein, whose amino-acid sequence MQLIMNPGALDEQTFVLPEGPVTIGRTPDCTVCVVHKSLSRRHARLEWEGGRLVLVDLGSKNGTFVGQAEVQRHELREGEVFRCGQVSFLLSSISASRSEEPMPTQVRSLQTRFSPTSMGELLRPHADPDSNTALKMKPVSGEGRANNKLQILLKVSQLLSSPGSIDEVLDRVLQLVFQILEVDRAVILLVEPTSGQLRPRVARASGELPAGPFYSQHIVDYVRTHSVAALFSDARRDPRLGSADSVLKQSICASMCVPLKPRDTVMGVLYLDNLTRANGFTQEDLEFLTAFANQAAIALDNSLLRQQLEEEAVMRTTYLRFFPPATLKKLQLARSAQLGVIETEVTILFSDISQFTALSSTLEPRQVVDLLNEYFPVMADIVFRHEGTLEKYIGDALMAVWGAPVAHPDDVDRAVRAAVEMQRALARLNARWRSEGRPELNIHVGLNTGRVAAGNIGSEQYLQYATIGDATNVATLVCAAARPGEILLTRTTLERWRERAWPVTPLPPLPEHGRQEPLALHRVEWRGPLGEASYTG is encoded by the coding sequence ATGCAGCTCATCATGAACCCGGGCGCTCTGGATGAGCAGACGTTCGTGCTTCCCGAGGGCCCCGTCACGATCGGGCGCACGCCGGATTGCACCGTCTGTGTCGTCCACAAGAGCCTGTCGCGGCGGCACGCGCGGCTCGAGTGGGAGGGTGGGCGCCTCGTCCTGGTGGACCTGGGCAGCAAGAACGGGACGTTCGTGGGCCAGGCCGAGGTCCAGCGCCACGAGCTGCGCGAGGGAGAAGTCTTCCGGTGCGGCCAGGTGTCGTTCCTGCTCTCGAGCATCTCCGCCTCGCGCTCCGAGGAGCCGATGCCGACGCAGGTGCGCTCGCTGCAGACGCGCTTCTCTCCCACCTCCATGGGCGAGCTGCTGCGGCCGCATGCCGATCCCGACTCGAACACCGCCTTGAAGATGAAGCCCGTGAGCGGGGAGGGCCGGGCGAACAACAAGCTGCAGATCCTCCTCAAGGTGAGTCAGCTGCTCTCCTCGCCCGGCTCCATCGACGAGGTGTTGGACCGCGTCCTTCAGCTCGTCTTCCAGATATTGGAGGTGGACCGGGCGGTCATCCTGCTGGTGGAGCCCACCAGCGGGCAGCTGCGCCCGCGGGTGGCCCGTGCGTCGGGCGAGCTGCCCGCGGGGCCCTTCTACAGCCAGCACATCGTCGACTACGTGCGCACGCACAGCGTGGCGGCGCTCTTCTCGGATGCCCGGAGGGATCCCCGGCTGGGCTCCGCCGACTCGGTGCTGAAGCAGTCCATCTGCGCGTCCATGTGCGTGCCGCTCAAGCCCCGGGACACGGTGATGGGGGTGCTCTACCTGGACAACCTCACCCGGGCCAACGGCTTCACCCAGGAGGACCTGGAGTTCCTCACCGCCTTCGCCAACCAGGCGGCCATCGCGCTCGACAACTCCCTGCTGCGCCAGCAGCTCGAGGAGGAGGCGGTGATGCGCACCACGTACCTGCGCTTCTTCCCCCCGGCCACCCTCAAGAAGCTGCAGCTCGCGCGCAGCGCCCAGCTGGGCGTCATCGAGACGGAGGTGACCATCCTCTTCTCGGACATCAGCCAGTTCACCGCGCTGTCCTCCACGCTCGAGCCGCGGCAGGTGGTGGACCTGCTCAACGAGTACTTCCCGGTGATGGCGGACATCGTCTTCCGGCACGAGGGGACGCTGGAGAAGTACATCGGCGACGCGTTGATGGCGGTGTGGGGGGCGCCCGTCGCGCACCCGGACGACGTGGACCGGGCGGTGCGCGCCGCGGTGGAGATGCAGCGGGCGCTGGCGCGGTTGAACGCGCGCTGGCGGTCCGAGGGCCGGCCCGAGCTGAACATCCACGTGGGCCTCAACACGGGCCGGGTGGCGGCCGGGAACATCGGCTCCGAGCAGTACCTGCAGTACGCCACCATTGGAGACGCCACCAACGTCGCCACCCTGGTGTGCGCCGCCGCCCGGCCGGGGGAGATCCTCCTGACCCGCACCACCCTCGAGCGCTGGCGGGAGCGCGCCTGGCCCGTCACGCCGCTGCCGCCGCTCCCGGAGCACGGACGGCAGGAGCCGCTGGCGCTCCACCGGGTGGAGTGGCGAGGGCCCCTCGGGGAAGCCTCCTACACCGGCTGA
- a CDS encoding polyphosphate kinase 2 family protein, whose protein sequence is MDIITIDKQGEKVRLDGISAAPPKKTDRDEAKRELETLGEELFDLQDLLWGAKMNSVLIVLQGRDTAGKDGTIKHVAGFLNPRGVSVTSFGVPSEEEKEHDFLWRIHRHTPRKGELAIFNRSHYEDVLVVRVHGLVPESLWKERYGHIRDFEEMLAEHGTLILKYFLHISREEQEQRLVEREKEPRKAWKLNAGDWEDREHWDDYTQAYEEALSRTSAKKAPWTIVPADSKWYRNLVVARSLVEALRPYRQAWQDRLDEVGVRKKTELEAWRKSR, encoded by the coding sequence ATGGACATCATCACCATCGACAAGCAGGGCGAGAAGGTCAGACTCGACGGCATCTCCGCGGCGCCCCCGAAGAAGACGGACCGGGACGAGGCGAAGCGCGAGCTCGAGACGCTGGGCGAGGAGCTCTTCGATCTGCAGGATCTCCTGTGGGGCGCGAAGATGAACTCGGTCCTCATCGTCCTGCAGGGCCGCGACACGGCCGGCAAGGACGGGACCATCAAACACGTGGCGGGCTTCCTCAACCCGCGAGGCGTCAGCGTCACCTCCTTCGGCGTGCCCTCCGAGGAGGAGAAGGAGCACGACTTCCTCTGGCGCATCCACCGCCACACGCCGCGCAAGGGCGAGCTGGCCATCTTCAACCGCTCCCACTACGAGGACGTGCTCGTCGTGCGCGTGCACGGGCTCGTCCCCGAGTCCCTCTGGAAGGAGCGCTACGGGCACATCCGCGACTTCGAGGAGATGCTCGCCGAGCACGGCACCCTCATCCTCAAGTACTTCCTCCACATCAGCCGCGAGGAGCAGGAGCAGCGCCTGGTGGAGCGGGAGAAGGAGCCGCGCAAGGCGTGGAAGCTCAACGCCGGAGACTGGGAGGACCGCGAGCACTGGGACGACTACACGCAGGCCTACGAGGAGGCCCTCTCGCGCACCTCGGCGAAGAAGGCCCCGTGGACCATCGTCCCCGCGGACTCGAAGTGGTACCGCAACCTCGTGGTGGCGCGCTCCCTCGTCGAGGCGCTCCGCCCCTACCGCCAGGCCTGGCAGGACCGGCTCGACGAGGTGGGCGTGCGCAAGAAGACGGAGCTCGAGGCCTGGCGCAAGAGCCGCTAG
- a CDS encoding AAA family ATPase, giving the protein MPVRELWIENYRSVQALRFPLAPVTVVVGPNGSGKTNVYRALQLLLAGAEGTLARTLAEEGGMPSVLWAGPRPKSAPKSAPVRLTVGVRLEDLAYELSCGVVPPPQGPFSLDPDVKEETVWVHEGKRRHVVAERKSQSVFARDAEGHRTTFAAQLWSSESVLAQLSEPHRFPLLSALRAELLRWRFYHHFRTDPDSPLRHAQVGVRTPALAHDGRDLAAALMTIDNIGDDRGLHAAVESAFPGSRLELDSEDGRFSFRMHMPGLMRPLEATELSDGTLRYLCLLAALLSPRPPPFLALNEPETSLHPSLLEPLGRLIATASRQGQVFVTTHAQELATALEKHAGASILPLRKDSGATELEERDEER; this is encoded by the coding sequence ATGCCCGTCCGGGAGCTGTGGATTGAAAACTACCGCTCGGTGCAGGCGCTGCGCTTCCCGCTCGCTCCCGTGACGGTGGTGGTGGGCCCCAACGGGAGCGGCAAGACGAACGTCTACCGCGCGTTGCAGCTGCTGCTCGCCGGCGCCGAGGGGACGCTGGCGCGCACGCTGGCCGAGGAAGGCGGAATGCCCTCCGTGCTGTGGGCGGGCCCCCGGCCCAAGAGCGCGCCGAAGTCCGCCCCGGTGCGGCTCACCGTGGGCGTGCGGCTGGAAGACCTGGCCTACGAGCTGTCCTGCGGGGTGGTGCCGCCCCCTCAAGGGCCCTTCTCGCTGGACCCGGACGTGAAGGAGGAGACGGTCTGGGTGCACGAGGGCAAGCGCCGGCACGTGGTGGCCGAGCGCAAATCCCAGAGCGTCTTCGCGCGCGACGCGGAGGGCCACCGCACCACCTTCGCGGCCCAGCTGTGGAGCAGTGAGTCCGTGCTGGCGCAGCTCTCCGAGCCCCACCGCTTCCCGCTGCTGAGCGCGCTGCGCGCGGAGCTGCTCCGCTGGCGCTTCTACCACCACTTCCGGACCGACCCGGACTCGCCCCTGCGCCACGCACAGGTGGGCGTGCGGACTCCCGCGCTCGCGCACGATGGGAGGGACCTGGCGGCGGCGTTGATGACCATCGACAACATCGGCGATGACCGCGGGCTGCACGCGGCCGTGGAGAGCGCCTTCCCCGGCTCACGGCTGGAGCTCGACAGCGAGGACGGGCGCTTCTCCTTCCGCATGCACATGCCCGGGCTGATGCGCCCGCTGGAGGCCACGGAGCTGTCGGATGGGACGCTGCGCTACCTCTGCCTGCTCGCCGCGCTGCTGTCGCCGCGTCCCCCGCCCTTCCTCGCGCTCAACGAGCCGGAGACGAGCCTGCACCCCTCCCTGCTGGAGCCGCTGGGACGTCTCATCGCCACCGCGAGCCGGCAGGGACAGGTCTTCGTCACCACGCACGCCCAGGAGCTGGCCACCGCGCTGGAGAAGCACGCCGGAGCGTCCATCCTCCCGCTGCGCAAGGACTCGGGCGCCACGGAGCTCGAGGAGAGGGACGAGGAGCGGTGA